The proteins below come from a single Rhodothermales bacterium genomic window:
- a CDS encoding T9SS type A sorting domain-containing protein has protein sequence MRYLILLCSLCLTVVVQAQDTPVARDDFFNTAADSTLAVEAPGVLENDSADAEIEAVVTTPPPNGTLSLSRDGSFEYTPKPGFSGTDLFSYVAETKDVPEQFVIDPLQSGARLSATLSTDFGDRSDSDTSAVSGTLTAEVVSNTEPFTEIHVTAMNLVVSDALSLTFDYTIVGSIVVSTDADSLSLGLATPGLPAAVSNGSFSQDSNQVNLKGTLNIAPTGLLANVVDAGPQTLDVSVPAAISGTITQNGSELRLAFPLLAEGTFEVAGNTVAVSLAGEVVATGPVVVPKVSNVATVGVIVAPSGVGNEDTGNIAREFALGQNYPNPVNQSTAITWQLPAVSDVSISLFDALGREVMTIVDGVHSAGIHRADLDVSVLPVGLYVYRLRAGSHTDMKKFIIVR, from the coding sequence ATGCGATACTTGATACTGCTCTGCTCTTTGTGCCTGACAGTCGTTGTTCAGGCCCAGGACACACCCGTCGCAAGGGACGACTTCTTCAATACCGCCGCCGACAGTACGCTTGCTGTCGAAGCTCCGGGCGTACTTGAGAATGACTCCGCTGACGCCGAAATCGAAGCGGTGGTAACTACGCCTCCGCCAAACGGAACGCTGTCGCTCTCTCGCGACGGCTCTTTCGAGTACACACCGAAGCCGGGGTTCTCCGGCACGGACCTGTTCAGCTATGTTGCGGAAACGAAAGATGTGCCGGAGCAATTCGTGATCGATCCGCTGCAGTCGGGGGCGAGGCTTTCCGCGACGCTGAGTACAGACTTTGGTGACAGGTCGGACAGCGATACCTCCGCCGTGTCCGGGACACTCACCGCGGAGGTCGTATCGAATACAGAACCGTTCACGGAAATCCACGTGACGGCGATGAACCTGGTCGTATCCGATGCGCTGAGTCTGACGTTCGACTATACGATCGTCGGATCGATCGTTGTGTCGACCGACGCCGACTCGCTGTCCCTCGGACTCGCCACGCCCGGTTTGCCCGCCGCAGTTTCCAACGGGTCGTTCAGTCAGGATTCCAACCAGGTGAACCTGAAGGGTACGCTCAATATTGCGCCTACCGGTCTCCTTGCCAATGTCGTCGACGCCGGTCCGCAGACGCTCGATGTCTCCGTACCTGCGGCTATAAGCGGAACCATCACGCAGAACGGGTCAGAGCTCCGCCTTGCATTTCCGCTGCTGGCGGAAGGCACGTTCGAGGTAGCCGGGAATACAGTGGCGGTATCTCTGGCAGGCGAAGTCGTAGCCACAGGGCCTGTGGTGGTCCCGAAAGTCTCAAACGTTGCCACCGTCGGCGTCATCGTTGCGCCGTCCGGTGTCGGCAATGAGGATACGGGCAACATCGCACGCGAATTTGCGCTCGGACAGAATTACCCGAATCCGGTCAATCAGTCTACGGCCATTACCTGGCAGCTTCCGGCGGTCTCGGATGTCTCCATCTCGTTGTTCGATGCCCTCGGACGCGAAGTCATGACGATTGTCGATGGCGTTCATTCCGCCGGCATACATCGGGCCGATCTCGATGTGTCAGTCTTGCCGGTCGGACTTTATGTGTATCGACTCCGGGCGGGTTCTCACACGGACATGAAGAA
- a CDS encoding Na-K-Cl cotransporter, producing MAKILKGVLAPGGDGPAPERKRFGTFGGVFTPTLLTILGVIMYLREGWVIGNAGILGGLLIISLAFLITACTGLSMSSITTNIRIGSGGAYAIVSQSLGLEVGGSLGIPRYVSQALAITLYIFGFREGWLWVFPGHNAFLVDIVIFLALWGIAYKSADLAIKTQYVIMAIIVGSLVSIAVAAAQGSMQYEVENVGLWGTFPGSIENAFSGTTFWIVFAVFFPAATGIMAGANMSGDLKDPRRSIPIGTMAAIGVSFVIYVLLAYWLARSATPEELVGNYFVIIDKAAWGPPVIAGLFGATFSSALASMVGAGRILQAMGNHRILPGSTWLGALTTSGEPRNAMLVTGGIVFASLLLRDLNAIAPLITMFFLITYAMLNVVVLIEQGLGLVSFRPLLRVPSVVPWLGLIGSVFVMFIINPTISLMSVAVVIGFYGWLARRRLDAPFEDVRSGLFVAFAEWAAKKVAEMPATQERAWKPNLLVPVENPNELRGAFMLIQNICHPKGSVKLLGITSPGGADGLGGRLSTLARAFREHGVFASATVVDSGTYQDILITGLQVLKGAFFRPNIIFLPLPESDDREAIYKKIIRSATTLKLGVLLHAPHPVARLGQRQAVNVWIRDRSPDWRLRWDIGNLDLSILTAYKLKLNWGAHLRLITVIENEHEEHNARKFMSQVMDLARLPSTEVIVARGAFNNYVADPPQADLNIFGLTADPDFASIRRLVGETSSSCLFILDSGEESALA from the coding sequence ATGGCTAAGATCTTGAAAGGCGTCCTGGCGCCTGGCGGGGACGGACCGGCGCCCGAGCGCAAGAGGTTCGGGACGTTCGGCGGAGTGTTTACGCCGACGCTTCTGACGATCCTTGGCGTAATCATGTACCTGCGCGAAGGGTGGGTCATAGGCAACGCGGGCATCCTCGGCGGGCTGCTCATCATCTCGCTCGCATTTCTGATCACGGCCTGCACCGGCCTCTCCATGTCGTCGATCACGACGAATATCCGCATCGGTTCGGGTGGGGCTTACGCCATCGTTTCCCAGTCACTGGGATTGGAGGTGGGTGGAAGCCTCGGCATCCCGCGCTACGTCTCGCAGGCGCTCGCGATCACTCTCTACATCTTCGGTTTTCGCGAGGGCTGGCTGTGGGTTTTCCCGGGTCACAACGCCTTCCTGGTCGACATCGTCATTTTCCTTGCTCTCTGGGGGATCGCGTACAAGAGTGCGGATCTGGCGATAAAGACTCAGTATGTCATTATGGCGATTATCGTCGGCTCGCTGGTCTCCATTGCAGTTGCGGCCGCGCAGGGGTCCATGCAGTATGAGGTGGAGAACGTGGGTCTGTGGGGGACTTTTCCCGGCTCGATTGAGAATGCGTTTTCGGGCACCACGTTCTGGATCGTGTTCGCCGTCTTCTTCCCCGCAGCCACCGGCATCATGGCCGGCGCGAACATGTCGGGCGACCTCAAGGATCCGCGGCGCAGCATTCCGATCGGAACGATGGCGGCCATCGGCGTCAGTTTCGTGATATACGTGCTGCTCGCTTACTGGCTAGCACGCTCGGCAACTCCTGAAGAACTGGTCGGCAATTACTTTGTGATCATTGACAAGGCTGCATGGGGACCGCCCGTTATCGCCGGACTGTTCGGGGCCACGTTCTCGTCGGCGCTTGCATCGATGGTAGGTGCGGGTCGCATTCTCCAGGCGATGGGCAACCACCGCATCCTGCCGGGCAGCACGTGGCTAGGAGCGCTTACAACATCGGGGGAGCCGCGCAACGCCATGCTCGTCACAGGCGGAATCGTGTTTGCCTCGCTACTGTTGCGGGACCTGAATGCCATCGCCCCGCTCATCACGATGTTCTTCCTCATCACCTATGCGATGTTGAACGTCGTGGTGTTGATCGAGCAAGGCCTCGGCCTCGTCAGTTTCCGACCGCTTCTGCGTGTACCATCCGTCGTTCCGTGGCTCGGCCTCATCGGATCCGTCTTTGTGATGTTCATCATCAACCCGACCATCAGCCTGATGTCGGTTGCTGTCGTGATCGGTTTTTACGGCTGGCTCGCCAGGCGGCGACTTGACGCTCCGTTCGAGGATGTACGGAGCGGGTTGTTCGTGGCCTTCGCGGAGTGGGCGGCAAAGAAGGTGGCGGAAATGCCGGCAACGCAGGAGCGCGCATGGAAGCCCAATCTGCTGGTGCCGGTTGAGAATCCGAACGAGTTGCGCGGCGCATTCATGCTGATCCAGAACATCTGCCACCCGAAAGGCTCCGTCAAACTGCTGGGCATTACGTCACCCGGAGGGGCCGACGGACTGGGCGGCCGCCTCTCAACGCTGGCCCGGGCGTTCCGCGAACATGGCGTGTTTGCGTCGGCTACGGTCGTCGACAGCGGCACGTACCAGGACATCCTGATCACTGGACTTCAGGTTCTGAAGGGTGCCTTCTTTCGTCCGAATATCATCTTCCTTCCGCTGCCCGAGTCCGATGATCGCGAGGCGATCTACAAGAAGATTATCCGCAGTGCGACAACACTGAAGCTCGGCGTCCTCCTCCATGCGCCCCATCCGGTAGCCAGACTCGGACAACGCCAGGCCGTCAACGTATGGATTCGTGACCGCAGTCCTGACTGGCGGCTGCGGTGGGATATCGGAAATCTCGACCTGTCTATTCTCACCGCATACAAACTGAAACTCAACTGGGGAGCGCACCTCCGGCTTATCACGGTTATTGAGAATGAACATGAGGAGCACAACGCACGCAAGTTCATGAGTCAGGTAATGGACCTCGCTCGTTTGCCCAGTACAGAAGTGATCGTCGCCCGCGGCGCGTTCAACAACTACGTGGCGGATCCACCGCAAGCAGACCTCAACATCTTCGGCCTGACAGCAGACCCCGACTTCGCATCTATTCGTCGCCTGGTCGGAGAGACAAGTTCGAGCTGCCTGTTTATCCTCGACTCGGGTGAAGAGAGCGCGCTCGCTTAA